In the Nitrospirota bacterium genome, one interval contains:
- the radA gene encoding DNA repair protein RadA, translating to MARPKIMFQCQSCGYASPKWLGKCPDCGSWNSFSEEERITKFAATRAAEPVSLSRITASSYERTSTGIAELDRTLGGGVVMGSVVLIGGDPGIGKSTLILQALKGLTKIGKLLYVSGEESPEQVKMRADRLNIKSDDIILLPETSLEGIMTVAQAVNPKVIVIDSIQTIFSHELPSSPGSVGQIRECATKLMFMAKKHGTPLFLIGHVTKEGAIAGPKVLEHIVDTVLYFEGDKGNPFRLIRAVKNRFGPANEIGVFEMTEKGLREVDNPSQLFLSEKPNDVPGSVVTVCIEGTRPLLVEIQALVSTSKFGVPRRMGLGVDYNRINLLIAVLDKRIGMQLGGMDVYVNVVGGLKIDEPAVDMGIITAVASSFKNKPIAPGIITFGEVGLSGELRAISQAETRIKEAAKLGFKKAIVPTNNAKKIKGLDIEVIGAKNLEEALDILFF from the coding sequence ATGGCGCGTCCAAAAATAATGTTCCAATGCCAGAGCTGTGGATACGCAAGCCCGAAGTGGCTTGGCAAGTGCCCTGACTGCGGCAGCTGGAACAGTTTTTCCGAAGAAGAGCGCATTACAAAGTTCGCGGCAACAAGGGCTGCCGAACCCGTCTCACTCTCCAGGATAACCGCATCCTCCTATGAAAGGACATCAACAGGCATAGCCGAGCTTGACAGGACTCTTGGCGGAGGGGTTGTGATGGGCTCTGTCGTGCTTATAGGCGGCGACCCCGGCATCGGCAAGTCTACCCTCATCCTGCAGGCGCTCAAGGGGCTCACAAAGATAGGCAAACTTCTTTATGTCTCAGGAGAAGAATCTCCCGAACAGGTAAAGATGCGGGCAGACAGGCTCAATATAAAATCTGACGACATAATCCTCCTTCCCGAAACTTCGCTTGAAGGGATAATGACTGTAGCGCAGGCGGTCAATCCAAAGGTCATAGTCATTGATTCGATCCAGACGATATTCTCTCATGAACTTCCATCCTCCCCAGGCTCTGTCGGACAGATAAGGGAGTGCGCGACAAAGCTGATGTTCATGGCAAAGAAACACGGGACACCGCTCTTCCTTATCGGGCATGTCACAAAAGAGGGAGCAATCGCCGGCCCGAAAGTGCTTGAGCATATAGTGGACACAGTGCTCTATTTTGAAGGTGACAAAGGAAACCCGTTCAGGCTGATAAGGGCGGTAAAGAACAGGTTCGGGCCAGCAAATGAGATAGGCGTCTTTGAGATGACTGAAAAAGGGCTCCGCGAAGTTGACAACCCGTCACAGCTCTTTCTCTCTGAAAAGCCGAATGATGTGCCCGGCTCTGTCGTAACGGTATGTATTGAAGGCACAAGGCCGCTCCTCGTTGAGATACAGGCTCTCGTCTCAACCTCAAAGTTCGGCGTGCCGAGAAGGATGGGGCTCGGCGTGGATTACAACAGGATAAACCTGCTTATCGCAGTCCTTGACAAGCGAATCGGTATGCAGCTTGGCGGCATGGATGTATATGTCAATGTTGTCGGCGGCCTCAAGATAGATGAGCCTGCTGTTGATATGGGGATCATCACAGCCGTCGCCTCTTCATTTAAAAATAAACCTATAGCTCCGGGCATCATCACATTCGGCGAGGTCGGGCTGTCAGGAGAGCTTAGAGCTATCAGCCAGGCTGAGACAAGGATCAAAGAGGCAGCAAAGCTCGGTTTCAAAAAGGCCATCGTCCCCACTAATAACGCGAAGAAGATAAAGGGTCTGGATATCGAGGTGATAGGAGCAAAGAACCTTGAGGAAGCGCTGGATATATTATTCTTTTGA
- a CDS encoding methyltransferase domain-containing protein: MAKACCGTERDDRIQQYQLDNWKVNETIFKTFKADDTLYSTDYIVKEKEGIQLLIDPQAPNWISVNRTGLEILKLCNGKHTVSDIKRIMSERYPDNEKINSEVSDFISAAGTLQFISEKPVVKPAYKGRAKAIAPGKLDELWIYTTLACNLRCKHCLVSAGAKLKDELSTEEVKKLVDDAVALGVNRFYVTGGEPFIKDDIFEVIEYITKTKDRELILLTNATLFDDEKIKRLEKLKGPKLVMQVSLEGPNAEIHDKLRGEGSFDKAVDGVKRLVSIGIVPIISTAISKYNEDNIKETSEFLSKLGIKDHHILWMHSKGRGASNVDELYVPAEKVTSIMKEQRKVFQEQDVIVDNEESLKARIRYKRGRKNDLCNNCYEKICVNADGHVYPCGSLNGDPAFDSGSIRDKSLKDIWLGSDMMRCGRENTVQDKDGCRDCYLKFFCGGGCTSHSYYASEVDFGKGSIKAQDPYCSTYKALYEDIMWDMAAEGVAPEKKDGYVTPHVYNAMDSKLPPYLANAVTSIDDKTEVGCYHCSCVLSVDVEDEENVCRPEIKGDVARKVKKKYGQAADTPELNYYCPTGYNPDDLKHIPNKVLDVSYGCGNPAAIAELKENETVLDLGSGGGIDCFIAAKRVGKNGKVIGVDMTDAMLDTARENAKAVADNLGYNVVEFRKGDLASLPAEDNTIDLVISNCVVNLTEDKTDVFKEVFRILKPGGRFVISDIIADQPVPGYMKRDKELWGACLSGALTDKRFVEVAVESGFPDVQLTQNYLYKKVEYINFYSVTLKGKKPQQETKCSCCCG, translated from the coding sequence ATGGCAAAAGCATGCTGCGGAACAGAAAGAGATGATCGGATTCAGCAATATCAACTGGACAATTGGAAGGTCAACGAAACTATATTCAAGACCTTTAAGGCTGATGATACTCTCTACTCAACAGATTACATAGTAAAAGAAAAAGAGGGCATACAGCTTCTCATAGACCCTCAGGCGCCTAACTGGATAAGCGTAAACCGCACCGGGCTTGAGATACTTAAGCTTTGCAACGGCAAACATACCGTTTCCGATATCAAGAGGATAATGTCTGAAAGATATCCTGATAACGAGAAGATAAATTCCGAGGTGTCGGATTTTATCAGCGCAGCCGGAACCCTTCAGTTCATATCTGAAAAGCCTGTTGTAAAACCAGCATACAAAGGGAGGGCAAAGGCCATCGCGCCGGGGAAGCTTGACGAGCTCTGGATATATACCACGCTTGCCTGCAACCTGAGATGCAAACACTGCCTTGTGAGCGCAGGGGCCAAGCTTAAAGATGAGCTTAGCACAGAAGAGGTGAAGAAGCTTGTTGACGATGCTGTTGCTTTGGGCGTGAACCGTTTTTATGTAACCGGCGGAGAGCCCTTTATAAAAGATGACATCTTTGAGGTCATTGAATATATCACCAAAACAAAAGACCGCGAACTTATACTTCTCACTAACGCCACTCTTTTTGATGATGAAAAGATCAAAAGGCTCGAAAAGCTCAAAGGCCCGAAGCTCGTAATGCAGGTAAGCCTCGAAGGCCCCAACGCTGAGATACATGACAAACTCCGCGGTGAAGGCAGTTTTGACAAGGCTGTTGACGGCGTAAAGAGGCTTGTCAGCATCGGCATAGTCCCTATAATCTCAACCGCCATAAGCAAGTACAACGAAGACAATATAAAAGAGACATCTGAATTTCTCTCAAAACTCGGCATCAAAGACCATCACATACTCTGGATGCATTCAAAGGGGCGCGGCGCAAGCAATGTGGATGAGCTGTATGTCCCGGCTGAGAAGGTAACCAGTATCATGAAGGAGCAGCGCAAGGTATTTCAGGAGCAGGATGTCATCGTTGACAACGAGGAATCCCTGAAGGCGCGTATCCGCTACAAGAGGGGAAGGAAGAACGACCTCTGCAATAACTGCTATGAAAAGATATGCGTAAATGCCGACGGCCATGTTTATCCATGCGGCTCTCTGAACGGCGACCCTGCATTTGATTCCGGCTCTATAAGAGACAAGTCTCTTAAGGACATATGGCTGGGCTCGGATATGATGCGGTGCGGCAGGGAGAATACGGTTCAGGACAAGGACGGCTGCAGGGACTGTTACCTGAAGTTCTTCTGCGGCGGCGGATGCACCTCGCACAGCTATTACGCGAGCGAAGTTGATTTCGGCAAGGGCTCCATAAAGGCCCAGGACCCTTATTGCTCTACATACAAAGCATTATATGAAGATATCATGTGGGACATGGCTGCTGAAGGCGTCGCGCCTGAAAAGAAGGACGGGTATGTCACGCCTCATGTGTATAACGCCATGGATTCCAAACTTCCTCCATACCTGGCGAATGCTGTTACATCTATTGATGACAAGACAGAGGTCGGCTGTTACCACTGCTCATGCGTGCTCTCTGTTGATGTTGAAGATGAAGAGAACGTTTGCAGGCCTGAGATCAAGGGAGACGTTGCCCGGAAGGTAAAGAAGAAGTACGGCCAGGCAGCAGACACGCCGGAACTGAACTACTACTGTCCTACAGGATATAACCCCGATGATCTCAAGCATATACCCAATAAGGTGCTGGACGTATCCTATGGATGCGGCAATCCTGCGGCCATTGCAGAACTCAAAGAGAACGAGACTGTACTTGATCTCGGCTCCGGCGGAGGGATAGACTGCTTTATAGCTGCCAAACGCGTTGGAAAGAATGGCAAGGTCATAGGCGTTGATATGACAGACGCGATGCTGGATACTGCCAGGGAGAATGCAAAGGCTGTTGCTGACAACCTCGGCTACAATGTAGTTGAGTTCAGAAAAGGCGACCTTGCCAGCCTGCCTGCCGAAGACAATACGATAGACCTTGTAATATCCAACTGCGTTGTAAACCTGACTGAAGACAAGACCGATGTCTTCAAAGAGGTCTTCAGGATACTAAAGCCCGGAGGGCGTTTTGTTATATCGGATATTATCGCTGACCAGCCTGTGCCGGGATATATGAAGAGGGACAAGGAGCTCTGGGGAGCGTGTCTTTCCGGCGCCCTGACAGACAAGCGTTTTGTCGAGGTGGCTGTTGAATCCGGCTTCCCGGATGTCCAGCTGACTCAAAACTATCTTTACAAGAAGGTTGAGTATATAAACTTCTATTCGGTAACATTAAAAGGCAAGAAACCGCAGCAGGAAACCAAATGTTCCTGTTGCTGCGGTTAA
- a CDS encoding cobalamin B12-binding domain-containing protein: MRVTLINSQVLDGNNVVPPLGLMYVAAMLEKAGHTVQCYDADPEYHDTIISEIKTFKPDLIGLGFLTVGYQRSLNMMKKLKKEIPNVPICCGGVHTTVKPIETMNEFGADFIVIGEGEATMVEVCEKLGKGEGLKGVTGVMYREDGKIVDNGRRELIEDLDSIPFPARHLIDMKPYLMPPGIIRGYATENQTTIVTSRGCPYRCIYCGSHNIFGRKTRRRSVKNVVDEIEHLHKTYGIKGIYYCDDTFTLNQNWVREYCEDIMKRNMGVVWAGQSRVDQTDESLMKLMKESGLVQLDFGVESGSPKILKVLGKGGHGDRTEQIKKSFALCKKLDIRTLATFIIGNPEETLEDIEMSYQVAKDIEADYTAFYFLTPYPGTDIYDMAIKNGWLDPNIPFSENWAHRQPELPLMAITFPKEELRDIRKKMQNHFFRKNYLTRSGNVNFYSILMSIAMKNPLIFFTAIGKWMRTGRLDYVVETLNAEYWRIKKYAA; the protein is encoded by the coding sequence ATGAGAGTCACGCTTATCAATTCACAGGTTTTAGACGGTAATAACGTTGTCCCGCCGTTAGGTCTGATGTATGTGGCAGCCATGCTGGAGAAGGCTGGCCATACTGTTCAGTGTTATGACGCAGACCCTGAATACCACGATACTATTATCAGTGAGATCAAGACGTTCAAACCTGACCTGATAGGCCTGGGATTTCTGACCGTTGGATATCAGAGGTCTTTGAATATGATGAAGAAGCTGAAGAAGGAGATCCCGAATGTGCCGATCTGTTGCGGCGGCGTTCATACGACTGTAAAGCCCATTGAGACGATGAATGAGTTCGGAGCTGATTTCATAGTTATCGGCGAGGGCGAGGCAACGATGGTTGAGGTCTGCGAAAAGCTCGGAAAGGGAGAGGGCCTCAAAGGCGTGACAGGGGTCATGTACAGGGAAGACGGAAAGATCGTTGACAACGGCAGGCGTGAATTGATCGAAGACCTGGATTCGATCCCGTTCCCGGCGCGCCATCTTATAGATATGAAGCCCTATTTAATGCCGCCCGGCATTATCAGGGGCTATGCGACCGAGAACCAGACGACCATCGTTACAAGCAGAGGCTGCCCGTACAGGTGTATCTACTGCGGCAGCCATAATATCTTCGGAAGAAAGACGAGGAGGCGTTCCGTCAAGAATGTTGTTGACGAGATAGAGCATCTTCATAAGACATACGGGATCAAGGGTATCTACTATTGTGACGACACCTTCACGCTGAACCAGAACTGGGTCAGGGAGTATTGTGAGGACATTATGAAGAGGAATATGGGAGTCGTGTGGGCAGGCCAGTCAAGGGTAGACCAGACAGATGAATCTCTCATGAAGCTTATGAAGGAGTCCGGGCTTGTGCAGCTTGACTTCGGCGTTGAGAGCGGCTCTCCCAAGATTCTGAAGGTGTTAGGCAAGGGCGGCCACGGCGACAGGACCGAGCAGATCAAGAAATCATTCGCGCTCTGCAAAAAACTCGATATAAGGACTCTTGCGACATTCATTATCGGCAACCCCGAAGAGACGCTTGAAGATATAGAGATGAGCTATCAGGTCGCAAAGGATATTGAAGCAGATTACACGGCATTCTATTTCCTCACGCCTTATCCCGGAACGGATATATATGATATGGCGATAAAGAACGGCTGGCTCGACCCGAACATCCCGTTCTCTGAAAATTGGGCGCACAGGCAGCCCGAGCTTCCGCTTATGGCTATAACATTCCCGAAAGAAGAGCTGAGGGATATCCGCAAAAAGATGCAGAATCATTTCTTCAGGAAGAACTACCTCACGCGTTCAGGGAACGTCAACTTCTACTCCATACTCATGTCGATCGCGATGAAGAACCCGCTGATATTCTTTACAGCTATCGGGAAGTGGATGAGGACAGGCAGGCTTGATTATGTCGTTGAGACGCTCAACGCGGAATACTGGCGGATCAAGAAGTACGCTGCTTAA
- a CDS encoding toxin-antitoxin system, antitoxin component, translating into MPTTKPRINVVLEEPVYNAVETLAQKDGMSLSLKVRDLIREAIEIHEDIALSAFAGSREKTFRKSKPLKHDEAW; encoded by the coding sequence ATGCCGACTACAAAGCCCAGGATCAATGTGGTACTCGAAGAGCCTGTTTATAATGCCGTAGAAACGCTGGCACAAAAAGATGGGATGTCTCTATCCCTGAAAGTACGCGACCTTATCAGGGAGGCGATTGAGATACATGAGGATATAGCCCTGTCTGCCTTTGCCGGATCAAGGGAGAAGACCTTCCGTAAATCGAAGCCATTAAAGCATGATGAGGCCTGGTAG
- a CDS encoding type II toxin-antitoxin system RelE/ParE family toxin, with amino-acid sequence MGFDLIYHPDVRDIDIPALDKKLRTRIKKAIETRLSTEPHKFGEPLRKTLKGYWKLRVGDYRVVFKIVNKEVRIFGIIHRKKVYDLVGKRE; translated from the coding sequence TTGGGATTTGACCTTATATACCATCCCGATGTCAGGGATATTGATATACCTGCCTTAGATAAAAAACTGAGAACCCGCATCAAAAAAGCTATTGAAACACGCCTCTCCACAGAACCGCATAAATTCGGTGAACCGCTCAGGAAGACCCTTAAAGGTTACTGGAAATTAAGGGTTGGTGATTACAGGGTGGTTTTCAAGATAGTTAATAAAGAAGTCCGCATCTTCGGAATCATTCACAGAAAAAAGGTCTATGATCTGGTTGGAAAAAGGGAATGA
- a CDS encoding site-2 protease family protein, which yields MPHNLTRIHVLLFILTFITTTLAGVMLSGIAPWEEPAKIYMGLPFSLTLLFILLVHEFSHYFMSRKHHVQASLPYFIPAPSLIGTFGAIIKMKPPIPDRRALIDIGASGPIGGFLVAVVAVIIGLKLSTIIPIDEMNKMPEAMSLGSSMLFYFLSNIVLNIDPDKFEVVLHPVAFAGWIGLLVTALNLLPVGQLDGGHIIYALFGRKHEIISKITIPLLAIMGAFFWTGWMLWAVLMIIIGYRHPPVVYEMVELDKKRKLIGWAALLIFIITFTPVPMQGM from the coding sequence ATGCCGCATAACCTGACACGCATTCACGTCCTTCTCTTTATCCTCACCTTTATCACAACCACCCTCGCAGGAGTTATGCTAAGCGGCATCGCCCCGTGGGAGGAACCTGCAAAGATATATATGGGCCTGCCGTTCTCCCTGACTTTGCTCTTTATCCTTTTAGTACATGAGTTCTCGCACTACTTCATGTCCCGTAAACATCATGTACAAGCCTCGCTTCCATACTTCATCCCGGCGCCGTCACTCATAGGAACATTCGGGGCGATAATAAAGATGAAGCCGCCGATACCAGACAGAAGGGCGCTCATAGATATTGGCGCTTCAGGCCCGATAGGCGGATTTCTGGTTGCGGTTGTCGCTGTCATCATAGGACTGAAGCTCTCCACAATAATCCCGATAGATGAGATGAATAAGATGCCTGAGGCGATGTCTCTCGGCAGTTCAATGCTCTTTTATTTTCTTTCCAATATTGTCCTGAACATAGACCCTGATAAATTTGAAGTGGTCCTGCATCCTGTCGCATTCGCAGGATGGATAGGCCTGCTCGTTACCGCGCTCAACCTTCTGCCTGTCGGACAACTTGACGGCGGCCATATTATCTACGCGCTCTTCGGCAGAAAGCATGAGATCATCTCAAAGATAACAATCCCGCTGCTGGCAATTATGGGCGCATTCTTCTGGACAGGCTGGATGCTATGGGCTGTGCTGATGATAATAATCGGTTACAGGCATCCGCCGGTTGTATACGAGATGGTCGAGCTTGATAAAAAAAGAAAGCTCATCGGCTGGGCCGCGCTCTTGATCTTCATAATTACATTCACCCCTGTGCCGATGCAGGGGATGTAG
- a CDS encoding DUF2062 domain-containing protein: MAYLRDKFKSIMQVHETPHRIALAFALGVFMGNSPFLGLHYVGGIFLAWIFRLNKLVAFVGVSVNNPWTIVPISTFSVWLGAKILMIKDVLPEVDWNAMTFTTVMAWLKSLVTDSDNFFNLILDLMPLIKSFFVGSFIVCTLSSIASYFIILGVARRYKKIKHAA, from the coding sequence ATGGCTTATCTCAGAGACAAATTCAAAAGCATAATGCAGGTGCATGAGACGCCGCACCGCATCGCGCTTGCGTTTGCACTCGGGGTATTCATGGGCAACTCGCCATTCCTCGGCCTTCACTATGTAGGAGGCATCTTTCTCGCGTGGATATTCCGCCTGAACAAACTGGTTGCTTTTGTAGGGGTGAGCGTCAACAACCCGTGGACCATTGTGCCGATCTCCACATTTTCTGTATGGCTCGGAGCAAAGATCCTTATGATAAAAGATGTCCTTCCTGAAGTGGATTGGAACGCCATGACATTCACTACGGTCATGGCATGGCTTAAGAGCCTCGTAACGGATTCTGATAATTTTTTCAATCTTATACTCGACCTGATGCCGCTGATCAAATCTTTTTTTGTAGGCTCTTTTATAGTATGTACTCTTTCATCGATCGCAAGCTACTTTATCATTCTGGGGGTAGCCAGGAGATACAAGAAGATCAAACATGCCGCATAA
- the thiL gene encoding thiamine-phosphate kinase, translating to MKLSQLGEFGLIKKIKRICKNSSKDVLLNIGDDAAAVKPGTGTTLISSDMLVEGVHFDLKFTSYYQLGHKVLAVNLSDIYAMGGKPKYFLLNIGIPERCEANDIKDLYRGIKKLADMHGVAVIGGDTSSSKHNLVLSGTIIGEAKRVISRKGAKPGDSIYVAGTLGNSAMGLEILKQGKGKRVKGIDKEYLCKCHLMPEPAPLKKTKDITAMIDVSDGLLIDLSHICDESDAGAIIYSDNIPLSEEILAVAKKSGKDPLSYALKGGEDFVLLFSSSAKNRKDAFRIGEIINKGRYIIDSNGKKQAFRSEGYEHFRK from the coding sequence ATGAAGCTATCTCAACTTGGCGAATTCGGCCTGATAAAAAAGATCAAGAGAATCTGTAAAAACAGTTCAAAGGATGTTCTGCTGAACATAGGCGACGATGCCGCTGCTGTAAAGCCAGGGACTGGAACAACCCTGATCTCTTCTGACATGCTTGTTGAAGGCGTTCATTTTGACCTGAAATTCACCTCCTATTATCAACTCGGGCATAAGGTGCTTGCAGTTAACCTGAGTGATATCTATGCGATGGGCGGCAAGCCGAAATACTTTCTCCTGAATATCGGAATACCTGAAAGGTGTGAAGCAAATGACATCAAAGATCTATATCGGGGCATAAAAAAACTGGCTGATATGCACGGAGTCGCAGTTATCGGCGGAGACACCTCAAGCTCAAAACATAACCTTGTGCTCAGCGGCACGATCATAGGAGAAGCAAAGAGGGTTATCTCACGCAAAGGAGCAAAGCCGGGAGACAGCATCTATGTGGCCGGAACCCTCGGCAACTCGGCAATGGGTCTTGAGATATTGAAGCAGGGCAAGGGTAAGAGAGTGAAAGGGATAGATAAGGAATATCTTTGCAAATGCCACCTGATGCCAGAACCTGCACCGTTAAAAAAGACAAAAGATATAACAGCGATGATCGATGTAAGCGACGGGCTGCTGATAGACTTAAGCCACATATGTGATGAGAGCGATGCCGGCGCAATTATATATTCTGATAACATCCCTCTCTCAGAAGAAATATTAGCCGTCGCAAAGAAGTCAGGCAAAGACCCGCTCAGCTACGCGTTAAAAGGCGGAGAGGATTTTGTCCTTCTCTTCAGCTCTTCAGCAAAAAACAGGAAAGACGCCTTCAGGATCGGGGAGATAATAAATAAGGGACGATATATAATAGACTCCAACGGCAAAAAACAGGCGTTCAGGTCAGAAGGGTACGAGCATTTCAGAAAATAG
- the lon gene encoding endopeptidase La codes for MTDIDAKEINAKDERNVEVPSALPVLPVRDIVIFPYMILPLFVGRDVSIKAIENAVGENKLLMLVTQKNVDVENPTKDDLYRIGTVGSILRTLKLPDGRSKVLVQGITKARITNFTQTDPYFIGEIEKLADTKEHELTIEVEALIRNVKELLDKSVALGKSFMPDIILLIENIDEPGRLADLIASNLGLKADQAQELLEKLDPVMRLKRISEILSREVELLLVQQKIQSDAKGEIDKTQREYFLREQLKAIQKELGEIDEKTEEIFELKQKVEEVKMPKKVEKEALKQISRLEKMHPDSAEAGTIRTYVDWLVEIPWSKATKDNLDLKKGKQVLDEDHYDLEKVKERILEYLGVRKLKEKAKGKSGMKGPILCFVGPPGVGKTSLGKSIARALGREFFRMSLGGVRDEAEIRGHRRTYVGAMPGRIIQGIKAAGKNNPVFMLDEVDKIGMDFRGDPASALLEVLDPEQNFAFTDHYLGVPFDLTNVMFITTANLIDPIPSPLRDRMEIIYLSGYTAEEKLGIARNYLITKQLEEHGLTEKNLKIADSAVIQMVTHYTREAGVRNLEREVANVCRKVARKIAEGKDKIYHISSVNLSKYLGAPKYLPEEEMEKDEVGVSTGLAWTETGGDIIYIEATIMKGKGDITLTGQLGDVMKESAYAARSYIRSKANEIGIESTAFAKNDIHIHVPAGAIPKDGPSAGITLATAIASAFTGRPVYKSTAMTGEVTLRGRVLPIGGLKEKTLAAKRMGISRMIIPKRNQKDLEEIPKYIKKDMEFTLVDTMDEVLKAALKKGRGKNRPH; via the coding sequence ATGACTGATATAGACGCAAAAGAGATCAATGCAAAGGATGAACGCAATGTCGAGGTTCCTTCTGCCTTGCCTGTGCTCCCTGTGAGAGATATAGTTATCTTCCCGTATATGATACTTCCGTTATTCGTCGGCAGGGATGTTTCGATAAAGGCTATTGAGAATGCCGTGGGAGAGAACAAGCTTTTAATGCTTGTCACACAGAAGAATGTTGATGTTGAGAACCCTACCAAAGATGACCTTTACAGGATCGGAACTGTAGGCAGTATCCTAAGGACTTTAAAACTCCCGGACGGCAGGTCAAAGGTCCTTGTTCAGGGCATAACAAAGGCAAGGATAACCAATTTTACACAGACAGACCCTTATTTCATAGGAGAGATAGAGAAGCTGGCTGACACTAAAGAGCATGAGCTGACCATCGAGGTTGAAGCGCTTATCCGCAACGTCAAGGAGCTGCTGGATAAATCAGTGGCGCTCGGCAAATCCTTTATGCCGGATATAATTCTGCTGATAGAGAATATCGACGAACCCGGAAGGCTTGCCGACCTCATAGCTTCAAACCTCGGATTAAAGGCGGATCAGGCGCAGGAACTCCTTGAGAAACTTGATCCTGTAATGAGGCTTAAGAGAATAAGCGAGATCCTCAGCAGAGAGGTGGAACTCCTTCTTGTCCAGCAGAAGATCCAGTCAGACGCAAAGGGAGAGATAGACAAGACCCAGCGCGAATACTTCCTCAGAGAGCAGCTTAAGGCCATACAGAAAGAGCTTGGCGAGATAGATGAAAAGACCGAGGAGATATTTGAACTGAAACAGAAGGTCGAAGAAGTGAAGATGCCTAAGAAGGTCGAAAAGGAGGCGCTCAAGCAGATCAGCCGGCTTGAGAAGATGCATCCCGACTCTGCCGAGGCAGGGACGATAAGGACCTATGTTGACTGGCTCGTGGAGATCCCGTGGTCCAAGGCAACAAAGGATAACCTTGACCTCAAAAAGGGAAAACAGGTGCTTGATGAAGACCATTATGACCTTGAGAAGGTAAAAGAGAGGATACTTGAATACCTCGGTGTAAGAAAACTTAAAGAAAAGGCCAAGGGAAAGTCCGGGATGAAGGGCCCCATACTATGCTTCGTCGGGCCTCCGGGCGTCGGCAAGACATCATTGGGGAAATCCATTGCGCGCGCGCTTGGAAGAGAGTTCTTCAGAATGTCTTTAGGCGGAGTGAGGGATGAGGCTGAGATAAGGGGGCACAGAAGGACATATGTCGGCGCTATGCCCGGAAGGATAATTCAGGGCATCAAGGCAGCAGGAAAGAACAACCCTGTCTTCATGCTCGATGAGGTCGACAAGATAGGCATGGACTTCAGGGGCGACCCGGCTTCCGCGTTGCTTGAGGTGCTTGACCCTGAGCAGAACTTTGCGTTTACAGACCATTACCTCGGCGTGCCTTTTGACCTGACCAATGTAATGTTCATAACCACAGCCAACCTTATCGATCCGATACCGTCTCCGCTTCGGGACAGGATGGAGATAATATACCTCTCCGGGTATACGGCTGAGGAGAAGCTCGGCATCGCCAGAAACTATCTGATCACAAAGCAGCTTGAAGAGCACGGGCTTACCGAAAAGAACCTGAAGATAGCCGACAGCGCGGTAATCCAGATGGTGACGCACTACACAAGAGAAGCCGGCGTAAGGAATCTTGAGCGTGAGGTAGCGAACGTGTGCAGAAAGGTCGCCAGAAAGATCGCAGAGGGCAAGGATAAGATATATCACATTTCCTCGGTTAACCTCTCAAAATATTTAGGCGCTCCGAAATATTTGCCGGAAGAAGAGATGGAAAAAGATGAGGTCGGCGTATCAACCGGCCTTGCATGGACAGAGACCGGCGGAGATATTATCTATATAGAAGCCACGATAATGAAGGGCAAAGGCGATATAACGCTCACCGGCCAGTTAGGCGATGTAATGAAGGAGTCTGCTTATGCCGCAAGAAGCTATATACGTTCAAAGGCAAATGAGATAGGCATAGAGAGCACCGCCTTTGCAAAAAATGATATTCATATACATGTTCCCGCGGGAGCCATACCTAAAGACGGCCCTTCAGCAGGCATAACCCTGGCAACTGCCATTGCATCGGCATTTACCGGAAGGCCTGTTTACAAGAGCACCGCTATGACAGGAGAGGTAACGCTGAGAGGCAGGGTGCTGCCGATAGGCGGGCTTAAGGAGAAGACTCTTGCGGCAAAGAGGATGGGCATAAGCAGGATGATCATTCCGAAAAGAAACCAGAAGGACCTGGAAGAGATACCAAAGTACATAAAAAAAGATATGGAGTTCACCCTTGTTGATACGATGGATGAGGTGCTGAAGGCAGCGCTTAAAAAAGGGCGCGGCAAGAACAGGCCGCATTAG